A window of the Sporosarcina sp. FSL K6-2383 genome harbors these coding sequences:
- a CDS encoding putative phage tail protein, producing the protein MTDLLEYLPEFYHDIREFRVIAEVEGEQFDELDAELDNILNDQFIMTAREPSIVRRERTFKIQADLTIETLDFRRKRIINRQSIRPPFTERYLQDRFDFLLGKGVSTVNVDVDNFILSVSLAINDAAMFKEVLITIEKIVPLNMIYLQKTAINDSMGIKESIVAHKLSRNLRLGTTWRLGVTPFAVSTNEVTLK; encoded by the coding sequence ATGACTGATTTACTCGAGTACCTACCAGAGTTCTATCATGACATTCGGGAATTTCGCGTCATTGCTGAAGTTGAGGGTGAGCAATTCGACGAACTGGATGCCGAACTCGATAACATTCTCAATGACCAATTCATCATGACAGCAAGAGAACCATCAATAGTGCGGCGTGAGAGGACATTCAAGATTCAAGCCGACCTGACTATCGAAACATTAGATTTCCGTCGTAAACGAATCATTAACCGTCAATCTATCAGACCACCATTCACGGAAAGATACCTGCAGGATAGATTCGATTTCCTGCTAGGCAAGGGCGTCTCGACTGTTAATGTCGATGTAGATAATTTCATCCTTTCCGTCAGTTTAGCAATAAACGATGCTGCCATGTTTAAAGAAGTTCTTATTACGATTGAAAAAATTGTACCCTTAAACATGATTTACTTACAAAAAACAGCTATTAATGATTCTATGGGCATCAAAGAAAGTATTGTAGCCCACAAGTTAAGTAGAAATCTGAGGCTGGGAACAACTTGGAGGTTGGGCGTTACGCCTTTTGCAGTCTCAACAAATGAGGTGACGTTAAAATGA
- a CDS encoding helix-turn-helix transcriptional regulator: MIRCNLSVLLAERELKISDVARITGISRTTLTALAYNHGKGIQFDTFDTLCNYLKVTPNELFIQEKFNYEFEVLDYNPSNRSEQSRVNSIIEFKDQKIVSEFLVDISIGSSEKEPVDGKEYITDIGLHAKYSDEIKTILQDVPRAFITELEKELLETVKSNLILHYSFDDDLKAFFY; the protein is encoded by the coding sequence ATGATTAGATGCAACTTATCTGTTTTGTTAGCTGAAAGGGAACTCAAAATCAGTGATGTAGCTAGAATAACCGGAATATCTCGTACTACATTAACCGCGTTAGCTTATAATCACGGTAAAGGAATACAATTTGACACATTTGATACTCTTTGCAATTACCTAAAGGTCACTCCGAATGAATTATTTATCCAAGAAAAATTTAATTATGAATTCGAAGTGCTTGATTACAATCCGAGTAACCGCTCTGAACAATCCCGTGTAAACTCAATAATAGAGTTTAAAGACCAAAAAATCGTTTCCGAATTTTTGGTAGATATTAGTATCGGTAGTTCGGAAAAAGAACCCGTTGATGGAAAGGAATACATCACCGACATAGGTCTACATGCTAAATATTCTGATGAAATTAAAACTATTTTGCAGGATGTACCACGTGCGTTTATTACTGAATTGGAAAAGGAGTTATTAGAAACCGTTAAGTCAAATCTTATTCTTCACTACTCTTTTGATGATGATTTAAAAGCTTTTTTCTATTAA
- a CDS encoding ketopantoate hydroxymethyltransferase — MIPTAFQSDIASFVESQIAKVQINGTFDITNFIVKSVVGNKVNMSYEIPFGSVAEVKTMALLKAGDQVISINDVYLPISSDTNITHTFTILEVG; from the coding sequence ATGATTCCAACAGCTTTTCAAAGCGATATAGCATCTTTTGTCGAGTCACAAATCGCTAAGGTACAAATTAACGGCACGTTTGACATTACAAATTTCATCGTGAAAAGCGTGGTCGGCAACAAAGTGAATATGTCATATGAAATCCCATTTGGATCAGTAGCAGAAGTGAAGACGATGGCGCTATTAAAAGCCGGTGACCAAGTTATTTCGATTAATGACGTTTATCTACCTATAAGCTCCGACACGAATATCACGCACACATTCACCATTTTGGAGGTGGGATAA
- a CDS encoding hemolysin XhlA family protein, protein MAEDDMKMIIEMKEDIASIKTLLSTMNKTNDTAMEAAQSAKSAHHRIDKLDRIVFWAGTTIVGTVIIALIALLWKGSN, encoded by the coding sequence GTGGCGGAAGACGATATGAAAATGATTATCGAAATGAAAGAAGATATTGCTAGCATCAAGACTTTGCTGTCAACGATGAACAAGACGAATGACACAGCGATGGAAGCGGCTCAATCTGCCAAGTCGGCGCATCACCGTATTGATAAGCTAGACAGAATTGTATTTTGGGCAGGCACAACGATTGTAGGCACAGTCATTATTGCGCTTATTGCGCTACTTTGGAAAGGGAGTAATTAA
- a CDS encoding phage portal protein translates to MSKFKSFLKGNVKEVENASLKLERFDEAIILRPLSSGEADAISEGCFKNKPGKKGKQERVFDTIKYNREICTASIEHPDLSDVELQESYGVRGADNLYSKLFLLGEANQILEKVTEISGIDVSMDDEIEEAKN, encoded by the coding sequence ATGAGTAAATTTAAATCATTTTTAAAAGGGAATGTAAAAGAAGTAGAGAACGCCTCTTTGAAGCTTGAACGCTTTGATGAAGCTATTATTTTGCGTCCGTTGTCATCTGGCGAAGCAGATGCAATTAGTGAAGGTTGTTTTAAGAATAAGCCGGGTAAAAAGGGTAAGCAAGAGCGTGTCTTCGATACGATCAAATACAATCGCGAGATTTGTACTGCATCAATAGAGCATCCCGACCTAAGCGATGTGGAATTACAGGAATCGTACGGTGTACGTGGAGCTGACAACCTTTACTCCAAACTGTTCTTGCTTGGTGAAGCTAACCAGATTCTTGAAAAGGTAACGGAGATCAGCGGAATTGATGTATCTATGGATGACGAGATTGAAGAAGCAAAAAACTGA
- a CDS encoding DUF2577 domain-containing protein, giving the protein MIELIKITAMKAFEASNPVNIFVGTVANANPIEIEIHQKLKLTREFLVITERVTRLEIDLKHNHGGVDALTKIVIREGLKKGDGVVLARVQGGQQFVVLDKVVD; this is encoded by the coding sequence ATGATTGAGTTAATTAAAATAACAGCAATGAAAGCTTTTGAAGCGTCTAATCCCGTGAATATCTTTGTTGGAACAGTCGCAAATGCAAATCCTATTGAAATTGAAATACATCAGAAGTTGAAATTGACGAGAGAATTTCTGGTAATAACCGAACGCGTTACTAGGTTAGAGATAGATTTAAAACATAATCACGGAGGTGTTGATGCCCTTACTAAAATAGTGATTCGAGAGGGATTGAAAAAAGGCGATGGCGTGGTATTGGCTCGCGTGCAAGGCGGCCAACAATTCGTGGTCTTAGACAAGGTGGTGGACTAA
- a CDS encoding phage holin, which yields MNADKLKQYIGLFGGLLSAILLFLATLNIEFAWFNTESIGAFEGVLIAAVPFALLIYGVYKNSYVLTEKAKKQEEELKRKGLK from the coding sequence ATGAATGCAGACAAACTAAAACAATACATCGGGTTATTCGGAGGGTTGCTATCAGCAATCCTTTTATTTTTGGCAACTTTGAATATCGAATTTGCATGGTTTAATACGGAGTCTATCGGAGCATTTGAGGGTGTGCTGATTGCAGCTGTACCGTTTGCGTTGTTGATCTACGGTGTGTACAAAAACTCATATGTACTGACTGAAAAAGCTAAAAAACAGGAAGAGGAATTGAAACGTAAGGGGTTGAAATAA
- a CDS encoding DUF6037 family protein, which produces MMTQNNKKTEILFKNLPSLLRDMKEKEWVIDSFPITYKGEKYIVILTLYNERERKPNDYAKAKVEFISWNNTKNSIKGYIDFYDVRFESAREFCIFFDVERGDANRDFFKDFSRNFSFFIPKMKVLDKSCDIERILIGRRAERNNPNAIYCYDVRRNGTKEDGSPNKRSIENSNKAQTLRPELYETYSIDKNLSFFFSELKGEGKSDDEIKKGFSKR; this is translated from the coding sequence ATGATGACGCAGAATAATAAGAAAACAGAAATACTTTTTAAAAATTTACCTTCTTTATTGCGGGATATGAAAGAAAAAGAATGGGTTATAGATTCTTTTCCTATTACTTATAAAGGAGAAAAGTATATTGTGATTTTAACTTTATATAATGAAAGGGAGAGAAAACCTAACGATTACGCTAAGGCTAAAGTTGAATTTATATCATGGAACAATACAAAAAATTCAATTAAGGGTTATATAGACTTCTACGATGTTCGTTTTGAGAGTGCTAGGGAGTTTTGTATCTTTTTTGACGTTGAAAGAGGAGATGCTAATAGAGATTTTTTTAAAGATTTCTCTCGAAACTTTTCCTTTTTCATTCCTAAAATGAAAGTACTGGATAAAAGTTGTGATATTGAAAGAATCTTAATTGGAAGACGAGCAGAGCGGAATAACCCCAATGCAATTTACTGCTATGATGTACGTCGCAACGGAACGAAAGAAGATGGTTCACCAAATAAACGAAGCATTGAGAATAGCAATAAAGCACAAACGCTACGTCCCGAACTGTATGAAACATATTCCATAGACAAAAATTTGAGCTTCTTCTTTTCTGAGTTGAAAGGTGAGGGAAAAAGTGATGATGAAATTAAAAAAGGATTTTCAAAACGTTAA
- a CDS encoding BRO family protein: MNIKIENWMGREIRFVEKNPGDWWAIAKDVALALGYKTASDLTRRLDVEEKSNMRLTRIGKGGRPDTIISEFGIYEAIFGSENKEAKEFKKWVKQVIKELRQSSGLEGFQVFRMLDKEHQKEMMSKLSQSLQEPKRVNFIKANTIANKAVSSRHGHPKALKKNQMTPRMLVEREPILADTVDLMIVKDKFQLELSVSEEVYGKYVQ, encoded by the coding sequence ATGAATATCAAAATAGAGAATTGGATGGGGCGTGAAATTCGTTTTGTTGAGAAAAATCCTGGTGACTGGTGGGCGATTGCGAAAGATGTGGCATTGGCGTTGGGTTATAAGACTGCATCTGATTTAACAAGAAGGCTAGATGTTGAAGAAAAGAGCAATATGCGTTTAACGCGTATTGGGAAAGGTGGACGACCAGACACGATTATTTCGGAATTTGGTATTTACGAGGCGATATTCGGCAGTGAGAATAAAGAGGCTAAAGAATTCAAGAAGTGGGTTAAGCAGGTAATTAAAGAACTTCGCCAGTCTTCGGGCTTAGAGGGATTCCAAGTGTTCCGCATGTTGGATAAGGAGCATCAAAAAGAAATGATGTCGAAGCTAAGCCAATCTTTGCAGGAGCCAAAACGAGTTAACTTTATCAAAGCGAATACAATTGCGAACAAAGCAGTATCTAGTCGTCATGGACATCCAAAAGCATTGAAAAAGAATCAAATGACACCGAGAATGCTAGTGGAACGAGAGCCGATTTTAGCAGATACAGTGGATTTGATGATTGTTAAGGATAAGTTTCAACTTGAACTTTCAGTAAGTGAGGAAGTGTACGGAAAATATGTGCAGTAA
- a CDS encoding DUF2634 domain-containing protein, producing the protein MLPIGEFTITDEVEVIDEAELPTRTYKLDFKRGRCVGMTDKLDAMEQAIFKMMQTIRFEHLIYSDDYGFEGMTGKERIFVQAELPRRVKETLLQDGRITSIEDFSLEFEKDKAFASLTAITIYGDVNVLREVINFV; encoded by the coding sequence GTGTTGCCAATCGGTGAATTTACAATAACTGATGAAGTAGAAGTCATTGATGAAGCTGAACTACCTACTAGGACGTACAAGCTCGACTTTAAACGTGGTCGCTGTGTGGGTATGACCGATAAGCTCGATGCAATGGAGCAAGCGATATTTAAGATGATGCAAACAATCCGCTTTGAACATCTGATTTATTCCGACGATTATGGCTTTGAGGGTATGACAGGCAAAGAACGAATATTTGTCCAAGCTGAGTTACCTCGACGAGTTAAAGAAACACTGTTGCAAGATGGCCGCATTACATCCATCGAAGATTTCAGTCTTGAATTTGAAAAGGATAAGGCGTTTGCTAGTTTAACCGCAATCACAATTTATGGCGATGTCAACGTGTTAAGAGAGGTGATTAATTTTGTTTGA
- a CDS encoding CD1375 family protein: protein MAKLYYDLIQKELRTVDDVPLKWRADVQVLLDADVDAA, encoded by the coding sequence ATGGCGAAGTTATATTATGATTTAATCCAAAAAGAATTGCGGACGGTTGACGATGTGCCGCTTAAGTGGCGTGCGGATGTACAAGTCCTATTAGATGCAGATGTAGACGCAGCATAA
- a CDS encoding baseplate J/gp47 family protein has protein sequence MFEHKTFENILAELLADVPDDVDKREGSIIYDALAPAAMRLAEKYSDLDVVLRLVYADTSDGEYLGRRTAEFGVNRKRATAAIRKAIFTDTNSVALDVANGSRFRLNEIVYEVTDRITLGEFKLRAETLGIVGNQDFGDLLPVESIDGLGSAQLADVLVPGEDEETDEVLYDRYQDDINEQSFGGNRADYKKKIEEIVGVGGVKLLRTPAGGGTVGAVIIDSSFNVPSVGLVDSVQTEMDPVVNQGDGLGTAPIGHRLILSGVTKVVVDVETTLSLSGGRTVGQVQADVESVIESYYANLRKEWKDGEPTDFLVVRISQIESRIITVEGVQDVSGTLLNGIAANVDLTPTQIPELGTVTLHD, from the coding sequence TTGTTTGAGCATAAAACCTTTGAAAATATACTAGCCGAGCTGCTAGCGGATGTGCCGGACGACGTCGATAAAAGGGAAGGCTCGATTATCTATGACGCCCTTGCGCCAGCAGCAATGAGACTTGCCGAGAAGTATTCAGACTTGGACGTTGTTCTTCGGCTCGTTTATGCGGATACGTCAGATGGGGAGTATTTAGGGCGAAGAACTGCGGAGTTTGGTGTGAATCGTAAAAGGGCTACTGCGGCCATTCGAAAAGCAATATTTACAGATACTAACTCAGTAGCTCTGGACGTCGCAAACGGAAGTAGATTTAGGTTGAATGAAATAGTTTACGAGGTAACGGATCGAATAACTCTAGGCGAATTTAAGCTTAGAGCGGAAACGCTCGGGATTGTTGGAAACCAAGACTTCGGCGACTTGCTACCCGTTGAATCAATTGATGGTTTAGGTAGCGCTCAACTAGCAGATGTGTTGGTCCCCGGTGAAGACGAAGAAACCGATGAGGTGTTGTACGATCGTTACCAAGACGACATCAACGAGCAGTCTTTTGGCGGTAATCGAGCAGATTACAAAAAGAAAATCGAAGAAATTGTCGGCGTGGGTGGCGTAAAGTTACTCAGAACACCTGCAGGTGGTGGTACTGTCGGTGCAGTCATTATTGATTCTAGTTTTAATGTCCCGTCCGTTGGACTAGTAGATTCTGTCCAAACAGAGATGGACCCAGTTGTTAATCAGGGCGATGGATTAGGTACGGCTCCAATTGGTCACCGGTTAATATTATCAGGTGTCACAAAAGTAGTGGTCGATGTTGAAACCACTCTCTCGCTAAGTGGCGGGAGAACAGTCGGCCAAGTTCAAGCGGATGTCGAAAGCGTGATAGAAAGTTATTATGCGAATCTCCGAAAAGAGTGGAAAGATGGAGAGCCTACAGATTTTCTTGTTGTACGAATCAGTCAAATTGAATCACGTATCATAACGGTTGAAGGTGTTCAAGACGTGAGCGGCACTCTCTTGAATGGTATAGCGGCTAATGTTGATTTAACTCCTACCCAAATCCCAGAATTAGGGACGGTGACGCTCCATGACTGA
- a CDS encoding phage tail tube protein, translated as MTIMETKDAISGKEGALFLTIGGRSLEFAEITKFESKIEFTKADVKRVGARMDGSKIVGAKGTGNMTVYYHRPEIRAMALEYLKTGKSPIFDAMVVNDDVSSDAGKQTTLVKNIVPDGMLIALLDGESDDVLKEEVTFTWDDFDLLNQFIALN; from the coding sequence ATGACTATTATGGAAACGAAAGACGCAATCAGCGGTAAAGAAGGCGCCTTATTCCTAACAATCGGAGGGCGTTCTTTAGAGTTTGCCGAAATCACGAAATTTGAATCGAAAATCGAGTTCACGAAAGCCGATGTAAAACGAGTTGGCGCTCGTATGGATGGAAGTAAGATTGTAGGCGCAAAAGGCACCGGAAACATGACAGTCTACTACCACAGACCTGAGATACGCGCCATGGCACTTGAATACTTGAAGACAGGAAAATCCCCAATATTTGACGCCATGGTTGTTAATGATGACGTATCAAGTGACGCTGGTAAGCAAACGACGCTTGTGAAAAACATCGTTCCTGATGGCATGTTGATCGCTTTGCTTGATGGTGAGTCAGATGATGTATTAAAAGAGGAAGTTACGTTCACGTGGGATGACTTCGATTTGTTAAACCAATTCATTGCACTTAACTAA
- a CDS encoding helix-turn-helix transcriptional regulator produces MVDINLPVLLAQRRMTISDLHRATGISRTTIISLYYERAKGVKFTTLSIICKYLKCEIGELIKFKEEEALDEYQNRELDGA; encoded by the coding sequence ATGGTCGATATAAATTTACCTGTTTTATTGGCGCAGCGACGTATGACTATTTCAGATTTACATCGAGCGACTGGAATATCTCGTACAACAATAATCTCACTTTATTATGAGAGAGCTAAAGGAGTGAAATTTACAACACTATCAATAATTTGCAAGTATCTTAAATGTGAGATTGGAGAACTAATTAAATTCAAAGAGGAGGAAGCGTTGGATGAATATCAAAATAGAGAATTGGATGGGGCGTGA
- a CDS encoding tape measure protein: protein MMKEGVTMAGAQTTLSLQDKLTGPLMKMMRAMDRTIAIMERMDQTANSVDTRGLQRARSDIQNASADLERLRSSTSSTDRLSEGFRRIRSPVESAAGAVKNFFSSFVGAAAAYLSLQGLANGFKKFVGASDTMTSTTARLNLINDGLQTQAELQDKIYNAAQRSLTPYNVMADSVAKLNLLAGHAFSGNDETILFSELMGKALSVSGADTQARQAATRQLTQAMSSGRLQGDEYVSIIENAPLLAKAIEKAMGQGEGSLKKLSSEGKITSAVIKSALFSAGTEIEEMFASLPLTFADAMVLFKNWSGRAFEPLFIRFNQFVNSDAFQVLAGHAMGFVAVFVAAMSIMFDVIEGIYGAIGAVSEYWPVMAAGLAVLIAVYFPVIMGWLSSMSVKLWLLVQPVLAQAAAWLAVYWPIALIIGIVVALIAILMHFGVTTEQILGFVGGLFFALGAVVWNQVANMWNMFAMLAEFLINLFIDPKYAVEKLFYDLTKHVIDNMAAMGGSFDNVTNFLGKAFVAGANVAIGGINGLLKAIAKVTGIDLGEVGKLSAGTSNVLSNSLKNMANNLEAPTSTKNVVNLARMDLKSIPGAYQSGYSKGSNMKLPSFGNAGDKFKVPPNIDTGNVFGDGKLKGGKLDKVGKIDDEISIADEDLKMLRELADIRSIQNFQTLNPTVQFMGDMTIREDADLDKLVAKLTDKLTDQSNESVEGVYT from the coding sequence ATGATGAAAGAAGGTGTGACAATGGCTGGGGCACAAACAACATTATCTTTACAAGACAAATTGACTGGTCCATTAATGAAAATGATGAGAGCAATGGATCGTACCATTGCAATTATGGAGCGTATGGATCAAACAGCTAACAGCGTTGATACCCGAGGATTGCAGCGAGCGAGAAGTGATATTCAAAACGCATCTGCAGACTTGGAGCGTTTACGTTCCTCGACAAGCTCTACAGATCGATTGAGTGAAGGATTTAGACGAATAAGGAGCCCTGTTGAAAGTGCGGCGGGGGCAGTGAAGAATTTCTTCTCCAGTTTTGTAGGAGCTGCAGCGGCGTATCTTTCCTTACAAGGGTTAGCGAACGGATTTAAGAAATTTGTTGGTGCTTCAGATACGATGACATCCACAACAGCCCGACTGAATTTAATCAATGATGGATTGCAGACGCAGGCAGAATTGCAAGATAAGATATACAACGCAGCTCAACGATCGTTAACTCCGTACAATGTTATGGCAGATAGCGTAGCGAAGTTGAACTTACTAGCAGGACATGCTTTTAGCGGAAACGACGAAACTATTCTTTTCTCTGAATTGATGGGGAAAGCACTTTCGGTATCTGGTGCAGATACTCAAGCCCGTCAAGCTGCTACACGTCAACTAACCCAAGCGATGTCCTCTGGGCGTTTGCAGGGTGATGAATACGTTTCAATAATTGAAAACGCTCCTTTACTTGCAAAAGCAATCGAGAAAGCAATGGGGCAAGGTGAAGGTTCATTGAAAAAGTTATCTTCTGAAGGGAAAATAACTTCAGCTGTCATTAAAAGCGCATTATTTAGTGCAGGGACAGAAATCGAAGAAATGTTTGCTTCACTTCCATTAACCTTTGCAGATGCTATGGTATTGTTCAAAAATTGGTCCGGCAGAGCATTTGAACCATTATTTATTAGGTTCAATCAATTCGTTAACTCAGATGCATTCCAAGTTCTTGCAGGACATGCTATGGGATTTGTCGCAGTGTTTGTAGCAGCAATGTCTATTATGTTTGATGTCATCGAAGGAATATACGGTGCTATTGGTGCAGTTTCTGAATATTGGCCCGTCATGGCAGCGGGGCTAGCGGTATTAATTGCAGTATATTTCCCTGTGATAATGGGGTGGTTAAGTTCGATGTCAGTTAAGCTTTGGCTTTTGGTACAACCTGTATTGGCGCAGGCCGCCGCTTGGTTGGCTGTTTATTGGCCGATTGCTCTAATCATCGGAATAGTAGTTGCTTTAATAGCTATTCTAATGCACTTCGGAGTAACAACCGAACAAATTCTTGGTTTCGTTGGCGGACTATTCTTCGCATTAGGTGCAGTGGTTTGGAATCAAGTAGCGAATATGTGGAATATGTTTGCGATGCTTGCAGAATTCCTTATTAATCTGTTCATTGACCCAAAGTACGCGGTAGAGAAACTGTTCTATGATTTAACTAAACATGTCATAGACAATATGGCGGCAATGGGCGGCTCATTTGACAACGTAACTAACTTCCTAGGTAAAGCTTTTGTAGCGGGTGCTAATGTCGCTATTGGAGGCATTAATGGTTTGCTGAAAGCTATTGCAAAAGTAACCGGTATTGATCTAGGGGAAGTTGGTAAATTGAGCGCCGGAACTAGCAATGTGCTTTCTAATAGCCTTAAAAATATGGCTAACAACTTAGAAGCTCCTACTAGTACTAAGAATGTCGTTAATCTCGCGCGAATGGATTTGAAAAGCATCCCCGGAGCATATCAATCGGGCTACAGTAAAGGTTCGAATATGAAATTGCCTAGCTTCGGGAATGCAGGTGATAAATTCAAAGTACCTCCAAATATAGATACAGGTAATGTCTTTGGTGACGGAAAACTAAAAGGCGGTAAACTCGACAAGGTCGGTAAAATCGATGATGAAATCAGTATTGCAGATGAAGATTTGAAAATGCTGAGAGAGTTGGCGGATATTCGTTCCATTCAAAACTTCCAAACGCTTAACCCTACGGTCCAATTCATGGGGGATATGACTATCCGAGAAGATGCTGATCTAGACAAGCTTGTCGCTAAATTAACCGATAAACTGACGGATCAATCGAACGAATCGGTAGAGGGGGTCTACACGTAA
- a CDS encoding LysM peptidoglycan-binding domain-containing protein: MRGIYFSANNDEEGFQLPILPEKVSELGAGDGEDFSISKLGNINIPKDPKLEEYPLESFFPATETHYSSTAFREPQYYIDALKRWKKNKMAVRYIYVNGSFSINELVTIEKFDYEESDGSGDVYFTLALKKYVHFAPKKMAVKKPIVSTASVKAAVVKKTAPPRQNSKPAPQTYSLISGDSLWKVAQKYLGDGNRFREIANLNGIKDSQFSSLPIGLKVKLPTK; this comes from the coding sequence ATGCGTGGTATCTACTTTAGCGCGAATAACGATGAAGAAGGCTTCCAATTACCGATTCTGCCTGAGAAAGTGAGTGAATTGGGAGCTGGGGATGGTGAGGATTTCTCTATCTCGAAACTCGGAAATATCAACATACCGAAAGACCCGAAACTCGAAGAATATCCTTTGGAATCCTTTTTCCCTGCTACCGAAACGCATTATTCGTCGACTGCTTTTAGGGAACCTCAGTATTATATCGATGCTTTAAAACGTTGGAAGAAAAATAAGATGGCCGTTCGCTATATTTATGTGAACGGTTCTTTTTCTATCAATGAGCTGGTTACTATTGAGAAGTTTGATTATGAGGAATCGGATGGTAGCGGAGATGTTTATTTCACTTTAGCTTTAAAGAAATATGTGCATTTCGCTCCAAAAAAGATGGCGGTGAAAAAGCCTATTGTATCAACTGCATCCGTTAAAGCGGCAGTCGTCAAAAAAACAGCTCCACCACGTCAAAACTCAAAGCCTGCACCTCAAACATATTCACTCATTAGCGGTGACAGCCTGTGGAAAGTTGCTCAAAAGTATTTAGGTGATGGTAACCGATTTAGAGAAATAGCGAATTTAAATGGAATTAAAGACAGTCAATTTAGTAGCCTACCAATCGGCTTGAAAGTAAAGCTCCCAACGAAATGA